From the Eptesicus fuscus isolate TK198812 chromosome 19, DD_ASM_mEF_20220401, whole genome shotgun sequence genome, the window TGATGGCCTTGCAGAAGCGCTGGCTGAGGGGGCAGCGGAGGGTCTGCTGGCACGTCTCCCCCTTGTGCAGGGACGAGCAGGTGTAGCACCGCAGTcctggggacaggggctcagcctccatcaccgcccccaccccctccccccagctctcccGCAGCCTCTGCCCTCCAAGGCCCCCCAGCTGGTCCCAGGCAGAGCCGGCCCCTCAGAGCTCAcgctggctgaggcctggggtgTCAGAGCCACGGGGAatgcggggagggtgggggggtggggggggcagacaTGCTGGGGGGGTAGGGACGCGGTGCTGGGAGTCCCGGGCCTCGCAGGCTGGATGCTGGCGCTGCCCTCGGCTTTACCCCCGTGGGTGGGCCAGAGGAGGGGGGCCCAGCCGTCTGGGTGagggcttggggggggggtctcctctgTGCTCCGCGCTCTGCTCTGAGCCCCtctggctccctgctccctgcaggaGCCCACCCAagcccgggcccgggccccccACTTTGCCCTCCCGCCCGGGCCAGGCGGCTCctgggctttgttgttgttgctcatcctcccccgaggatgtTTTCCCACTGACTGTTcaggagagtggagggagagggagacacagagagacatggatgtgagagagacacatcgatgggttgcctcctgcatgagccctgaccagggcccgggccagggaggagcctgcaacggaggcatgtgccctggaccggaatcgaacccgggatccttcggtccacaggccaacgctctacccattgagccacaccggccagggctgctccaGTATTTCTGATGGGACTCAACTGGGGTCTGTGTGTCCCTGGCCGCTCCATCCTGGGCCCACTGCACCCCTCTGCTTGGTGAATCCCTGCTCAACCCCCCTCCCTGCACCATTGCCCTCCCCCTAGTGGCTCCGCTGGGCTCCCACTGTGGGGGGCAGTCGAGAGTCCCGGTCAGGGTGCTGATGAggctcccctccttccctgcaccccctggctgggaggcaggtCCCCAGGGGGCCTGTCTGTCCATCACTCCAGCCCCCACCTGGCCTGGACTCCGGTGCCCACAGGAAGGGCTGAGCGTGAGGAGCGCGTGCCCGCGGCCGGGGCCAGTGGACGGTACCTCTGTCCTCGGGCCCCTCGACCTCATCTTCCTCCTCGTCGTCGTCATCGTAGCCCTCCGGCCCCAGGTCCTCGTCCTCCGTCCCGTCCTGTGTCTGTCCTCTCCCTGGCCACGGGGACCCCGTGAGCCTCCACTCCTCGGTGCAGAGGgcgcagctgggggtgggggggacggccCTGTGCGCACCCCGCCCCGTCTCCCAGGCTGCTCACCTCCCCGAGTGTGACCGGGCACCGTCCTCACAGCACCAGCTGCTGTGGCCGGCTCTggacagcagccccgccccccaggatggcctgcccacctgcccattgtacagagggggaaactgaggctggagggGAAACTCCAAAGCTTGTGTTTCAGAGAGGCCAAGTCTGGGACTTAGGGAGGGGAGCCCGTGCCCCCAggactggctggggctggggaggtttGGAGACTGtgggggcccagggcagccccctccacctccctccggCCTCAGACTCTGGCCTCATGCCCTCCTTCCCAAGCACCGTCTTGTCCCCAGGCTGCGGGTCCCCATGGGCGGGGACGGTGTGGCACCCCCTGGCTGCAGCATCGGCCTCTCGCTGAGTACCTGGCCACTGGCACAGCAGCAGGGCGAGCAGGACGGCCGCGAGCGCCTTCATCCTGAGGCCGTGGTCTATGCAGGCCGTGGTCTGCGTGTGTCTGTGCACGCTGCGTATCTGCTCTCTGTCCTGCTGGGGCCCGGGACCCGTGGGAAGTGTGATAAAGAGCATTGCTAGGGGCTTCCTGGAGgctcctgccccccccgccccccagctccagcctcaaACAATTGGATGGTTTCCCTCCGGACTTCAGGGACCAGGGAAGGGAAGTCAGTGTGGTTGGCCTTGGGGAACCCCATGCATCTGTGCGGCTCTGCCCCAGCCTGACTCCTGCCCCACGCCTCAGCCCTGCAGCGCCGCCTGCCAGCCGGGCCGCGCATGTCGTCCTTTACTTTATCGAAGTGGAACTCAACTACCTCAACTGACCTTAAAAAACCTCAGAATAgccatggctggtgtggttcagtggttggagcgtcagcctgtgcatGAAAGGGTCGTAGCTTCTGGGTCAAGAGcactacctgggttgcaggttccatccctggccctggttagggtgtCTGTGGGCGGCAGcaagtccatgtgtctctctcacattgatgtttctctctctctctctctcccctctcccttccactctctctaaaaatcaatggggaaaatatcttggatgaggattaacagaaaacaacacaaaaacttcAGAATAACTGCAAGGATCTGTGACcacggagaggaaggaagcagctCATGTCCTGAGCCAGAAAAATATTACATGGGTGAAGCGGGCAGAGAGCACACACTGTCCTGTGTGTGAAAAGGGAGGAAgtggccctgcctcccaggctttGCATCTGTGCAGAGCTTGGTCCATCTGGCTGCCCCAAGCCccgcctcctgccagccccaggccccgcctcctggctgccccaagccccgcctcctggctgccccaggccccgcctcctggctgccccaggacccgcctcctggctgccccaagccccgcctcctggctgccccaggccccgcctcctggctgccccaggccccgcctcctggctgccccaagccccgcctcctggctgccccaagccccgcctcctggctgccccaggccccgcctcctggctgccccaagccccgcctcctggctgccccaggccccgcctcctggctGCCCCAAGCCCCGCCTCCTGTCAGCATGGGGCCCACCCTCCCCAGGTGCTCCGGCCACACTGGCCTGTCCTCAGCTGTGGGGCAGGCAGCACGGGTGGCCGCCTGAGAGCCGGCCCGGGCAGCACCTTGCAAATCCCAACCCAGGGCCTGGAGTCTTGgcctgggtccagggctgcagCCCGGCCGGGAAGGCTCAGACCCGCCCCCACCTCCGGTCCCACAGGTGCTGTCCCCTGAGCTGGACACACCCTTCTGCTGACATGGAGGCCGCGTTCGCCTCTTTCTTCAGCGCAGCCCAGGTGCC encodes:
- the GPIHBP1 gene encoding glycosylphosphatidylinositol-anchored high density lipoprotein-binding protein 1, whose product is MKALAAVLLALLLCQWPGRGQTQDGTEDEDLGPEGYDDDDEEEDEVEGPEDRGLRCYTCSSLHKGETCQQTLRCPLSQRFCKAIISRWDTESAPLTAYSGWCTDACKPVSRTIEGTEVTTNCCQTALCNSPPWQGGGASGPQGSPATVAAALLLSLFLSCGAVGS